One Branchiostoma floridae strain S238N-H82 chromosome 1, Bfl_VNyyK, whole genome shotgun sequence genomic region harbors:
- the LOC118410659 gene encoding ETS domain-containing transcription factor ERF-like produces the protein MTTTGVAVRAADGGNGTCPWVFLQEAFHENMNLSICKKSILLLYSRHSTTVDVGGAGVYTPANVLTNESNCLLCLPSLQKEEFRDVIAWQGDYGEFVIKDPDEVARLWGMRKCKPHMNYDKLSRALRYYYNKRILHKTKGKRFTYKFNFNKLILVNYPVLDVDCGYYGPHFPTCEAAMQYPRPMPTLPSNVMMMDGAAAPIPPTAPQAVPARRPRGSVSDSSEESAPGDHTAEDGAAAHARLHYNHTMLQAHMYDRHLQMQEAQQQSMFRPNHRPPCLIPEPLRLGPASDPMAFHQLPRDHAFQTPKIHSESLPSTPSSLSDYSSSPQCSPMFDTASGTRFSFNFNFNAGSPFDRKPHQDLRSAFTTHVRVSSVDGEDKARLQEVSPGRITIDPTKDGRRERSPGRIPGLLSPPRPMERVRSRSPQRFVPKVVKTEEEDEKYTRGSSSQFLAVPRLLPMVRRHSVDGCITSENSEEGARDRRQRWSVSDMLPDTAKAVDQESAQNDEEGKDKSIPIKLRFKRKYSQSQEQPEGQDAPAPAAGTARVVRPWLDDDERVTTVRPRPRAFSTPAELSNQNSSAAQEEKLPPSSTAPSAASSMGDLRREGSHEDSVQQGDAARPRADRRKNPHPLHVRVKVEQEDEPITPSSRNLAHHVRHYQPQILIKEEPEDLDDVFASE, from the exons ATGACGACGACAGGTGTGGCTGTTCGTGCGGCAGATG GAGGAAATGGCACGTGTCCATGGGTGTTCCTGCAGGAGGCATTTCACGAAAATATGAATCTTTCTATTTGTAAGAAAAG CATCCTGCTTCTGTACTCACGACATTCTACAACAGTAGATGTAGGTGGAGCAGGAGTATATACACCTGCTAACGTTCTGACTAACGAGTCTAATTGCCTATTATGTCTTCCCTCTCTACAGAAAGAAGAGTTTCGCGATGTAATCGCCTGGCAAGGCGACTACGGAGAGTTTGTCATCAAAGATCCGGACGAGGTGGCCCGCCTCTGGGGTATGCGCAAATGCAAACCCCACATGAACTACGACAAGCTGAGCCGGGCGCTCAG GTATTACTACAACAAACGAATCTTGCATAAGACCAAAGGCAAGCGCTTTACCTACAAGTTTAACTTCAATAAGTTGATCTTGGTAAATTACCCCGTTCTGGATGTGGACTGCGGGTATTACGGTCCACATTTCCCGACTTGCGAGGCCGCCATGCAGTATCCTCGTCCGATGCCTACCCTCCCGAGCAATGTCATGATGATGGACGGGGCGGCAGCGCCGATCCCACCGACGGCTCCCCAGGCTGTTCCCGCCCGCAGACCCCGCGGGTCCGTCAGCGACAGCAGCGAGGAGTCTGCCCCCGGAGACCATACTGCAGAAGATGGAGCCGCAGCTCATGCCCGGCTGCACTACAACCACACCATGTTGCAGGCACATATGTACGATCGACATCTTCAAATGCAAGAAGCTCAACAGCAGAGCATGTTCCGCCCCAATCACCGCCCTCCTTGCCTCATTCCAGAACCTCTCCGGCTTGGGCCTGCCTCAGATCCCATGGCCTTCCACCAGCTGCCTCGGGACCACGCCTTCCAAACACCCAAGATCCACTCCGAATCGCTGCCCTCGACGCCATCGTCGCTGAGCGACTACTCCTCCTCCCCGCAGTGTTCCCCCATGTTCGACACCGCCAGCGGCACTCGCTTCAGCTTCAACTTCAACTTTAACGCAGGGTCACCGTTTGACAGGAAGCCACACCAAGACCTGCGCAGCGCCTTCACGACTCACGTCCGAGTGTCCAGCGTGGATGGAGAGGACAAAGCCAGACTCCAGGAAGTCTCCCCTGGACGCATCACGATCGACCCGACCAAGGATGGAAGGCGTGAGCGATCACCAGGAAGGATACCTGGTCTGCTGAGCCCGCCTAGACCGATGGAGAGGGTAAGGTCTAGAAGTCCGCAGAGATTCGTCCCAAAAGTGGTGAAGACCGAGGAAGAAGATGAGAAGTACACGAGGGGAAGCTCCTCCCAGTTCCTTGCGGTGCCTCGACTGCTGCCAATGGTTCGACGTCACTCAGTGGACGGCTGCATCACCAGTGAGAACAGCGAAGAAGGCGCGAGGGATCGCAGGCAGCGGTGGTCAGTGAGCGACATGCTGCCCGACACCGCCAAGGCAGTCGACCAAGAGAGTGCTCAGAACGACGAGGAGGGGAAGGACAAGTCCATACCGATCAAGCTGCGCTTCAAGAGAAAGTACAGTCAAAGCCAGGAGCAGCCTGAAGGGCAGGACGCCCCCGCCCCTGCAGCCGGGACCGCCCGAGTTGTTCGTCCATGGCTGGATGACGACGAGCGCGTGACGACGGTTCGGCCACGACCCCGCGCCTTCTCAACTCCCGCGGAACTCAGCAACCAAAACTCAAGCGCCGCCCAAGAAGAGAAACTACCGCCATCATCAACAGCGCCTTCGGCAGCGTCTTCAATGGGTGATCTTCGACGCGAAGGGTCTCACGAAGACTCTGTTCAGCAGGGGGATGCCGCCCGGCCCCGGGCGGACAGACGGAAGAACCCCCACCCTCTCCACGTACGTGTGAAGGTTGAACAAGAGGATGAACCCATCACACCCTCCAGTCGTAACCTAGCTCACCACGTCCGACACTACCAGCCACAAATCCTCATCAAGGAAGAACCCGAGGATCTAGACGACGTCTTCGCAAGTGAGTAA